The stretch of DNA CATGGCTTTGAATCCTGCCGCTGGCTATATTTTCAAGTGAAACTTTGGTACAATAACAACAGTAGGTTAACAATTCTAAAAAAATTAAGGGCCTGAGACACGTTGTCTTTCAGGCAGCGTAGACTAAGCTATAAAAAATTAGCTCGTTTCAGTCCTGACCTAATTAGTAACTACTGCAATAGCTTTCAGTAATTACCATAGTGTTAGGTTGGGAGCTTCCTTCTAGTGCTTAAAGGCATGACACTAACTAACTCAGGCTTGAGCAACAGAAGGTTACTAGGTTATTCTCAGGGTGATTGCTTAACAAACCTAAGGTTTGTTTATCCACCTGAAAACTACGGGGTTTTTTAAGTGATTGCGGTTTCACTTCGGCCTGTAGGGCGTAATTGGGGCACTGTTAGCTTTGCTTCTACCCTCTATCTCTACCCAGTTCTGGATTTATTGCTTGCAGAAGTTCCAGCCCAGTGGCAGTCAGAGATTCGTTTAGGATTGCAAGAAGCATTGGTGAATGCAGCAAAGCATGGCAACAAGCTAGACCCCAGTAAAACGGTCTTAGTTCGTTTCTCAGTGGTAGAAAACCAGTATTGGTGGGTCATTTCGGACCAAGGCTCAGGATTTGCACCGCCTGTTTCTTGTAGCTCTGGCTGTTCGGAACACTTACCTCAAAACGAAAAAGAATGCGGTCGGGGCCTATATATTCTTTACCAAGTGTTTGACCGGGTGCAGTGGAATGCGGCTGGGACCGAGCTGAGGCTATGCAAAGAGGTTAACAATCGCTTCAGGTTGCCTCTAGTTCGCTAGTAAATTTAGGCTTTTATATTTAACCTCCCAGTTTGGGGCACTCTATTTGAGGCAGGCTTGTTTTGGGTAGCATATGCGGTAACGTGGGCTACTATTTTTGAATGCTCAGGCACTCGTTTTCCTGAAACTCAGTCACTTGTGTCAGGATTCTCGTTGAAAAATATGGTTAAACCTATGAAACGATCGCAAAACTGTTTACTTCGTGCGAAAAATCTAGATTTGTTTTTGTTGGCTGGATGCTCCTGCCTCTTGACCTTGATCTACCATCCAGTAGCTGAAGCATTTTCTGAATCTGGGGTCATTGTGAAAGGCCCAACTGCGGCGGTTACAGCGATTGTAGAAACTGAACCCCGTCGCTTAAACGCAATTCAATTAACGCTGCCAGAGCGGAAGCTTGATCCCAGTCAAGATGCAGAAGTAGAGCAGAGCTAAAATACTCTGGTTAATCTGTTTTTAGTTGCTTCAGCGTTCAGCGGCTTCAATCTCGGGAGCAGAGCTGGCTGAGGCGTTGGCTTGGCGATGGCCATGCGTCGGGCACGGAGGCGCTGATACAGAACGGTCTAGCCATCCAGTGGCTTGGTGGAAACGGGCTAAAGCTTCTTCCGGTTGATCTTTGAGCAAAAAAACTAAAGCGGCGGCAGCTTGTTCGCTAGCACGCACTTTCCGGTTAGACTTTAGCCGATGCCAGTCCATGTCTGTTAAAGTCAGGCGAGCAGCTAGCGCTTGGGCCAGTTCGAGGGTACTAAATTCTTGCAGACGTGCGGTCTGAGGGGCCGTGAGACCTTGAGCGATCGCGGCTGGTTTGGAGGTTGCATCCGGCATAAACAGTCCTAAAGGCGTGTGATCTGGGTTGGCATCTAACCCTACTTTACTATTGTTGTCATGAAGCTACCGCCAGAATCGTCATCGCCTTCTCCACAAGAACCGGATGCAGAGCTGACCCAGGCTGATGAATCTTCCACCACTTTCGAGCAAGAGTTTGAGCAAGAAGTACAAGCACTAGAGCGATCGCTGCAATCTCTCAAAGAGCGTTACACTCAAATTCAGGACGACCAATCCCGTCAAAACGATCTGCAACAGCGCTTAGACCAGGTGCAGCGTGACTTGCGACG from Trichocoleus desertorum ATA4-8-CV12 encodes:
- a CDS encoding anti-sigma regulatory factor gives rise to the protein MIAVSLRPVGRNWGTVSFASTLYLYPVLDLLLAEVPAQWQSEIRLGLQEALVNAAKHGNKLDPSKTVLVRFSVVENQYWWVISDQGSGFAPPVSCSSGCSEHLPQNEKECGRGLYILYQVFDRVQWNAAGTELRLCKEVNNRFRLPLVR